The Burkholderia pyrrocinia genome includes a region encoding these proteins:
- a CDS encoding RNA polymerase sigma factor: MTTSNQHAAPTPESPAQQLDRTWREMQGKLRRRARLLCKGDIHRADELLSDTALKVHIYLQRSPERVRNLAGFLFLALNHAFLDGARRRLRENGMLEFDSGWDDDHTVELAGHAPSVEQQLLLRQQLLRLEQALSALPQQQQMLFTLKFEEDRPYLYIAATLGINEPLARKRVELLRKKLREELA, from the coding sequence ATGACAACCTCGAACCAGCACGCTGCCCCGACGCCTGAGTCACCGGCGCAGCAGCTCGATCGCACGTGGCGGGAAATGCAGGGGAAATTGCGGCGCCGCGCGCGCCTGTTGTGCAAGGGCGATATTCACCGTGCCGACGAACTGCTCTCCGATACCGCACTCAAGGTCCACATTTACCTGCAGCGTTCGCCCGAGCGTGTTCGGAACCTGGCCGGCTTTCTCTTTCTGGCGCTGAACCACGCGTTCCTCGATGGCGCGCGCCGCCGTCTCCGCGAAAACGGCATGCTCGAATTCGACTCGGGCTGGGACGACGATCACACCGTCGAGCTGGCTGGCCATGCACCGTCGGTGGAGCAGCAACTACTGCTCCGGCAGCAGCTGCTGCGTCTCGAGCAGGCGCTGTCCGCGCTCCCGCAGCAGCAGCAGATGCTGTTCACGCTGAAGTTCGAGGAGGACCGGCCCTATCTGTACATCGCGGCGACGCTCGGGATCAACGAGCCGCTTGCCAGAAAGCGCGTCGAGCTGCTGCGCAAGAAGTTGCGCGAGGAACTCGCCTGA
- a CDS encoding RebB family R body protein, producing the protein MPNDANANADDLRVPNDPKDPKDPCNCKTCAVNAAITDAVTQTNVKVVGEAPAMATGSLYQAQSHSLSVLFENAVQQQSQSAVQLPTSTNVGTMQLYTLGPASAGAAATEIGSNGVLSVLADVLALGKALA; encoded by the coding sequence ATGCCAAACGACGCAAACGCGAACGCCGACGACCTGAGGGTCCCGAATGACCCGAAGGATCCGAAGGACCCCTGCAACTGCAAGACATGCGCGGTCAATGCCGCGATCACCGACGCGGTCACGCAGACCAACGTCAAGGTGGTGGGCGAAGCGCCCGCGATGGCGACGGGATCGCTGTACCAGGCCCAGAGCCATTCGCTCAGCGTGCTGTTCGAGAACGCCGTGCAGCAGCAGTCGCAGTCCGCGGTGCAGCTGCCGACCTCGACGAACGTGGGCACGATGCAGCTCTACACGCTCGGGCCGGCGAGCGCCGGCGCCGCCGCGACGGAAATCGGCTCGAACGGCGTGCTTTCCGTGCTGGCTGACGTGCTCGCGCTCGGCAAGGCGCTCGCCTGA
- a CDS encoding RebB family R body protein has product MPEQVSAAITDAVTQANAKVVGEAPAVALGTLMQSNSHASAILLHNAVQMQANQAMSNLAATTVGIMQLYAGSPVASASAARSANDNFASQLAAVAQLMNAIGHWRG; this is encoded by the coding sequence ATGCCGGAACAGGTTTCCGCCGCGATTACCGATGCAGTCACGCAAGCCAACGCCAAGGTGGTGGGCGAAGCGCCCGCCGTGGCCTTGGGCACGCTCATGCAGTCGAACAGCCATGCGTCCGCGATCCTGCTTCACAACGCGGTGCAGATGCAGGCGAACCAGGCGATGTCCAACCTCGCCGCCACGACCGTCGGCATCATGCAGCTCTATGCCGGCTCGCCGGTGGCGTCGGCCAGCGCGGCGCGGTCGGCGAACGACAACTTTGCGTCGCAGCTGGCCGCCGTCGCGCAGTTGATGAACGCCATCGGCCACTGGCGCGGCTGA
- a CDS encoding RebB family R body protein, producing the protein MADKVNEQVTDALTQTNVNVVAGSPAQALGMLYQMFSQAVGISAQNMTQQQAALNQISNAVVSKAVAMILSVEASPKGASGGALPAATGGPQTGSTH; encoded by the coding sequence GTGGCAGACAAAGTCAATGAGCAGGTTACCGACGCGCTGACGCAGACCAATGTCAACGTCGTCGCGGGATCCCCGGCCCAGGCGCTGGGCATGCTTTACCAGATGTTCAGCCAGGCCGTCGGCATCTCGGCGCAGAACATGACCCAGCAGCAGGCGGCGCTGAACCAGATTTCGAACGCCGTCGTGTCGAAGGCGGTGGCCATGATCCTGTCCGTCGAAGCGTCGCCGAAGGGCGCATCGGGCGGCGCGTTGCCTGCAGCGACGGGCGGGCCGCAGACGGGTTCCACGCATTAG
- a CDS encoding streptomycin biosynthesis enzyme StrG produces MSTVMSTDASIADVDRAKLVREAGPRPRRPWVLLDYDTARFPFAAVLSRDVYKVQRLDRLHAYLLDHRRRNGRSARIGPRDNLMVSAMMERQPADADFWKLYHGFMLAQLAPLVGRGISYTSHPKLRIHLPGTASISSFHHDICVTRRIDQINFWMPFTDVFDGATLWLERDYGSGDFEPVPVRYGQVLIFDGGYLGHGTVANHSGVTRVSLDMRFSYKRATTRAEGVALMDRIVDVLERPRVSGDDAGPVERSLTTQEAP; encoded by the coding sequence ATGAGCACGGTCATGTCCACCGACGCATCGATTGCCGACGTCGATCGCGCGAAACTCGTGCGCGAAGCCGGGCCGCGCCCGCGACGCCCATGGGTGCTGCTCGACTACGACACGGCGCGTTTCCCGTTCGCGGCCGTGCTGAGCCGCGACGTGTACAAGGTGCAGCGCCTCGACCGGCTGCATGCATACCTGCTCGACCATCGGCGGCGCAACGGGCGCAGCGCGCGGATCGGCCCACGCGACAACCTGATGGTGAGCGCAATGATGGAGCGCCAGCCTGCCGATGCCGATTTCTGGAAGCTCTACCACGGCTTCATGCTCGCACAGCTCGCGCCGCTGGTCGGGCGCGGGATTTCGTACACGAGCCATCCGAAGCTGCGCATCCACCTGCCCGGCACGGCCAGCATCAGCTCGTTCCATCACGACATCTGCGTCACACGCCGGATCGACCAGATCAACTTCTGGATGCCGTTCACCGACGTGTTCGACGGCGCGACGCTGTGGCTCGAGCGCGACTACGGCAGCGGCGATTTCGAACCGGTGCCGGTGCGATACGGGCAGGTGCTGATCTTCGATGGCGGCTATCTGGGCCACGGCACGGTCGCCAATCATTCGGGCGTGACGCGCGTGAGCCTGGACATGCGGTTTTCTTACAAGCGGGCGACGACGCGCGCCGAAGGCGTCGCGCTGATGGACCGGATCGTCGACGTGCTCGAGCGGCCGCGCGTCAGCGGCGACGACGCGGGGCCCGTCGAGCGATCCCTGACGACGCAGGAGGCACCATGA
- a CDS encoding RebB family R body protein, with product MGDTCQVCQVNPAITDAVTQVNVKVVAEAPAMAMGSLYQAQSHSLSILFENAVQQQSQAAIQSQTSTNVGTMQLYTIGPESAGAAATEIGANGIISVLADVIAIGKAMKG from the coding sequence ATGGGTGATACGTGTCAAGTGTGCCAGGTCAATCCCGCGATTACCGATGCGGTCACACAGGTCAACGTCAAGGTGGTCGCCGAAGCGCCGGCAATGGCGATGGGCTCGCTGTACCAGGCCCAGAGCCATTCGCTCAGCATCCTGTTCGAGAACGCGGTGCAGCAGCAGTCGCAGGCCGCGATCCAGTCGCAGACGTCGACGAACGTGGGGACGATGCAGCTCTACACGATCGGGCCGGAAAGCGCGGGAGCGGCCGCCACGGAAATTGGCGCGAACGGGATCATCTCCGTGCTGGCCGACGTGATCGCGATCGGGAAGGCGATGAAAGGCTAA
- a CDS encoding Crp/Fnr family transcriptional regulator, translating to MSIDQASLPPKCRHMRTACRLFRHLHYSFFTQCQRQRFSLGGRIVKQPRAETMPALANVQTLSTIPILTDLPESLLAHIERHVTPWPEHGNRLLFFKGDPGDFVAFVHRGRVYKTLHEPGGREIILGHSMPGELIGESTLVRAHRRSFTAQLSPDCRISLLHRQYFAPLLANADFMERIHEQLCRHIHQLSDFVESACLYRLEARLARHLLNRMQGSDLEVPLPENQSILAAMLNVSRPRLNSSLQKMQRDGLIRLHEHGVTIEKPDQLRYIVDAN from the coding sequence TTGTCGATCGACCAAGCGTCCTTGCCGCCGAAGTGCCGCCATATGCGGACTGCTTGCCGATTATTTCGCCATCTTCATTATTCATTTTTCACGCAGTGCCAAAGGCAGCGTTTTTCGCTAGGTGGCCGCATCGTCAAACAACCTCGCGCGGAAACCATGCCTGCCCTTGCTAATGTTCAAACGCTGAGCACTATACCGATACTCACCGATCTCCCGGAAAGCCTGCTCGCTCACATCGAGCGGCATGTCACGCCCTGGCCCGAACACGGCAACCGCCTGTTGTTCTTCAAGGGCGATCCGGGAGATTTCGTCGCCTTCGTGCACCGCGGCCGCGTCTACAAGACGCTGCACGAACCCGGCGGACGCGAAATCATTCTCGGCCACTCGATGCCGGGCGAACTCATCGGCGAAAGCACGCTAGTTCGCGCACACCGGCGCAGCTTCACCGCCCAATTGAGCCCCGACTGCCGCATTTCGCTGCTGCATCGCCAGTACTTCGCGCCGCTGCTGGCCAACGCGGATTTCATGGAGCGCATCCATGAGCAGCTGTGCCGGCACATCCATCAGCTGAGCGACTTCGTCGAATCGGCATGCCTGTACCGGCTCGAAGCAAGGCTCGCGCGCCATCTGTTGAACCGCATGCAAGGGAGCGATCTCGAGGTGCCGCTGCCGGAGAACCAGAGCATCCTCGCCGCGATGCTCAACGTCAGCCGGCCGCGACTGAACAGCAGCCTGCAGAAGATGCAGCGCGACGGCCTGATCCGGCTGCACGAGCACGGTGTGACGATCGAGAAACCGGATCAGCTCCGGTACATCGTCGACGCCAATTGA